AGACATACAAATCCAGACCATGGAAAGTGAGATAGTACCGGTTGCTGCACCGTGTGGATCAGGCTGAGCAGACTCGGGGCTTTGATCCAGCGGCTCTTGCTCGGGAAGCTTTGCTGCGTCGGGGGATTTGGGCGCGGCCGTCGAGTCGGTTGAGTCTTGACGCTGGCGATGGTGGAACGCGTCAGAAGCTCTGCGGAGGATGTCCGGCATggtaaatataaatatttcGAATAGTAGTTTGAAGGTATTTGGTGATATTCTCAGACTAACTTCGATATTAACCTTTATATGTAGGTGACCTACTACAAGGCGACTGACATCATATGGCTGGATTGGTACAATGTTCTCGTGATCACCGTCTTGTTCCCATGGTACGCCATAGATAAGATAGCTGGGAATGGCCACTACGATCAGAAAGTCATGGATAACTTTGGGAGCAGTGGCATGAGCGCATCATGTGCCGGGAACGTGGAAGAGTCCAAGACGAGTCGCTATTCTCGGTCACATCAGATGATATACACCCAGTTGAGATGGAACTTTAAAAGTACCTATTCCAAAATTTCGCGCCCAACAATTCACATGTcatataatttatattaacttatcATCGAAACACCCACGGAGTACTCCAGTGAGCCCAGTTCTCGGTGGTCAACTGGCGCGGCAAGGCAGCGCAATATTTAAATCATGAAAAGGTTATGGATTTTGAATTTATTACCAAGTCCTTAAAGACTGTCTATAGGTTTAGCAGACTATCTGGCAAAGTGCGTTCCTAGATGGTGTGTTAGTTAACAGGTACCAAGATATAATGTATATAATGGCCGGGTCGGTATCATCAGGCTGCGCTACGTGCGTGGAACAAAGACACAACATCCTGCGAGGCCTGTTGGAGCAATCTGCAGAGCTCTGCATGCCGAGAGTTGTGGCTGATAACTAAAAGTCGGGCGCTGATAATTGAATTAGTTTACGGCTTATAATATAGGGTTTACGACGCTTACCTTTTCTCCTGCAATATAAAAACAACACGCCATCCATCCTGCTTGATAGGATGCGTTCCAATCTCGCAGACCTGGGCGGGCAAGGTCGCCATGCTGACCATGCCACTGCGGCTGTACTCAAACACTGAATCTGCGAAGAGACTGGGAACCTCCTGACACTCACGGGCTACGTCCTTCAGTGCCAGAAAATGCATATCAAACCCTTCTCCCTTTCCAGCGGCAGCAACCTGACTGACATGCTTCCTCACCGCGCCTTGGAACAACAACTGGCATTTCTTCGGATCACGGGGGTGCTGCTCCATGGCTTGACAGAAGGCGACCACTTCGTCGGTTACAACCCGGCAGAAATCGAGGCGACCCTGAAAGTAAGTGCTCATGGTGACCGGTTCAACAGTTGGTACGGGTTTATTGTATAGTTTATAGAAGGCCAGCTGGACAACCATATTGGCAAAGGCGTTAGGGTTGAGGCGGTGGTCGCGGCTAAGCTGCGTGCCGAACTGATCAAGATCCAGGACCTTGACTCGGAGGTTCTGGAGCCGGGTGCGCAGCGCTTTGGGAATGGTTTCCATCTGTGCgtcgagctcctcgttgGTACAGATCAGGACAGGCGTTGGATCCGGAAAGCTCGATGCTACATCCGGCTGACGCGGCGGGGGGTCTTGGATGGCGTGAATGACATGAGTATGTAGATGTCGAGTGGCGATGCCGTCCACTTTGGAGTGTTCGAGAATAGAACCAGAGACGCCGTTGTCGAAGACAATGAATTGCATTGGCTTGTCGTGCCAGCGGTTTGACTCGGTGGCGCTCCACAGATGGGACACACGCTCATCCGCTGTCTGCGGCCTGGCTCGGTCCAGACAGACGACGAAGTCAGCGCTCTCGATATCCTGGAGAGAGGATGCATTATTGTCGCTGAGCCCGCGCAAGGTATCCCGATTCTATGCAATATCGTCAGCATTATGCGCAAAGGTCGAATAACAATGAGTGACTTACCCTGCTCCAGACATCACGATCGCCGTTAGTCAAGACACCAACGCGAGAGACGCGTTTTGAG
The nucleotide sequence above comes from Aspergillus puulaauensis MK2 DNA, chromosome 3, nearly complete sequence. Encoded proteins:
- a CDS encoding uncharacterized protein (antiSMASH:Cluster_3.1); this translates as MPDILRRASDAFHHRQRQDSTDSTAAPKSPDAAKLPEQEPLDQSPESAQPDPHGAATENAAHPKQHHRWGWGHRQANKPETKQQPSQQQTDNTDWVMGS